A window from Pangasianodon hypophthalmus isolate fPanHyp1 chromosome 4, fPanHyp1.pri, whole genome shotgun sequence encodes these proteins:
- the tyms gene encoding thymidylate synthase, whose translation MPATSELYTAGECKSAEEKKRVKDPAPFSLFCDERGYLNQIQHILQTGVKKGDRTGTGVVSVFGLQARYSLRDQFPLLTTKRVFWKGILEELLWFIKGSTNAKELSEKGVKIWDANGSREFLDKNGFTEREEGDLGPVYGFQWRHFGADYKDMHTDYSGQGVDQLQKVINTIKSNPEDRRIIMCAWNPKDLPLMALPPCHALCQFYVSDGELSCQLYQRSGDIGLGVPFNIASYALLTYMIAHITGLKPGDFVHTLGDAHIYLNHIEPLKVQLQREPRPFPKLKILRNVERIDDFRAEDFEICDYDPYPTIKMQMAV comes from the exons ATGCCAGCCACGAGTGAATTGTACACAGCCGGAGAGTGTAAGTCTGCAGAGGAGAAGAAGCGTGTTAAGGACCCAGCTCCATTCTCTCTGTTCTGTGATGAACGCGGATATCTCAACCAGATTCAGCACATTCTGCAGACTGGAGTGAAGAAGGGCGACCGCACAGGAACAGGGGTCGTCTCTGTGTTCGGTTTACAGGCCAGATACAGCCTGAGAG ATCAGTTTCCTTTGCTAACGACCAAACGTGTTTTCTGGAAGGGGATTTTGGAGGAGTTACTGTGGTTCATAAAG GGTTCAACAAACGCAAAAGAGCTTTCAGAGAAAGGTGTGAAGATTTGGGATGCCAATGGCTCACGGGAGTTTCTTGATAAGAATGGATTCACTGAGCGTGAGGAAGGTGACTTGGGCCCTGTGTACGGCTTCCAATGGAGACACTTTGGAGCAGATTACAAAGACATGCATACTG ATTATTCTGGCCAAGGTGTTGACCAGTTGCAGAAAGTCATCAACACCATCAAGTCCAATCCTGAGGACAGGAGGATCATCATGTGTGCCTGGAATCCTAAAG ATCTGCCCCTGATGGCTCTTCCACCCTGTCATGCTTTGTGCCAGTTTTACGTCTCGGATGGCGAGCTGTCATGTCAGTTATACCAGCGTTCAGGAGACATTGGCCTGGGTGTCCCCTTCAACATTGCCAGTTATGCACTACTCACATACATGATTGCCCATATCACAGGGCTCAag CCTGGTGATTTTGTACATACTCTTGGTGATGCCCACATCTACCTCAACCACATTGAGCCTCTAAAAGTGCAG CTTCAGAGGGAGCCACGGCCTTTCCCTAAACTGAAGATCCTTCGCAACGTGGAACGCATTGATGATTTTAGAGCTGAGGATTTTGAGATCTGTGACTATGATCCATATCCCACAATCAAGATGCAGATGGCAGTTTAA